A single window of Candidatus Flexicrinis affinis DNA harbors:
- a CDS encoding succinylglutamate desuccinylase/aspartoacylase family protein produces MQSLTVGTASAEPGTRVRGVIPVTNLPGGRPLDIPIIVIHGAQPGPCVWVDAVIHGDEPEGTLACHIVDSRLDPAAMRGSVVLVPVLNVPAYEAAQRGNPLDTFSYDLNRIYPGKADGYLTERLAHKHSVWLREVATYEISIHSGGAHSYLSETIFATTDEKAIELAQAMGRDWKLILKSFLPKGSPPAVMYEAGKQGITVELGGRPATSPADFDRCGRVLADGIMNVLRHYKVIDGAPTYADTWHTGVQHALLAPVSGLFLAEPRLQVQVPMKQGDLIARIVDVYGDLLTELRAPVDGMIFGLRALPNVQTGDWCCFYAEIQGELSRAF; encoded by the coding sequence ATGCAGTCCTTGACGGTCGGAACGGCAAGCGCTGAACCCGGAACGCGCGTCCGCGGCGTCATCCCGGTGACCAACCTGCCGGGCGGGCGACCGCTCGATATCCCGATTATCGTGATTCACGGGGCGCAGCCCGGGCCGTGCGTGTGGGTCGATGCGGTCATACACGGCGACGAGCCGGAGGGCACGCTGGCTTGTCATATCGTCGACAGCCGGCTCGACCCGGCGGCTATGCGCGGAAGCGTCGTTCTTGTTCCGGTTCTCAACGTGCCCGCGTACGAGGCGGCCCAACGCGGCAACCCGCTCGACACCTTCAGTTATGACCTCAATCGCATCTATCCGGGCAAGGCGGACGGCTACCTCACCGAGCGCCTCGCGCATAAGCACAGTGTGTGGCTGCGCGAGGTTGCGACCTACGAAATTTCCATTCATTCGGGCGGTGCGCACTCGTATCTGTCGGAGACGATCTTCGCGACGACCGATGAGAAGGCGATCGAATTGGCCCAAGCGATGGGCAGGGATTGGAAGCTGATCCTCAAGAGCTTCCTGCCCAAAGGCAGCCCGCCAGCCGTCATGTACGAAGCCGGCAAACAGGGCATCACGGTCGAGTTGGGCGGGCGTCCAGCCACGTCTCCTGCCGATTTCGACCGCTGCGGTCGCGTGTTGGCCGACGGCATTATGAACGTGCTGCGTCATTACAAGGTGATCGACGGCGCGCCGACGTACGCCGACACGTGGCACACCGGCGTTCAACACGCGCTGTTGGCTCCGGTCAGCGGTCTGTTCCTCGCCGAACCTCGCTTGCAAGTGCAGGTTCCGATGAAGCAAGGCGACCTGATCGCGCGGATTGTCGACGTGTACGGCGACCTCTTGACTGAACTGCGCGCGCCCGTCGACGGCATGATCTTCGGCCTGCGCGCACTGCCGAACGTGCAGACCGGTGACTGGTGCTGCTTCTACGCTGAGATTCAAGGCGAACTGAGCCGGGCGTTCTGA
- a CDS encoding pyridoxal phosphate-dependent aminotransferase → MSLESNVPENVRAVAANGTQLRYKLMELTAQYPDAIALGRGDPDLPTPAHILSAVEDAIRRQAIATTPVIGMPDLREAIAAKLRRENGLSITRENVIVTTGGQEALYLIMQALLDPGDEVLVPDPRYTTYDEAIESAGGSFVLVPTDHEDAFNLRPEAVEAAITPRTKAILIITPMNPTGGIVTEDRLRQIAEIAKRHNLIVISDEIYEKFVYDDWKHFSIGSLPGMEDRTITLNGFSKAYAMTGFRVGYVAAPVNFIDAMARVKAITTGPAASISQWAALAAITGPDEAIHEFQRIYARRRQIMMDGLSAMGLDYSDPRGAFFLWTNSSSTGIHATELSYLLLAEGRVLIFPGTGFGENWGGYLRISVLQSDELLKEALERMKPIIMRYRT, encoded by the coding sequence ATGTCTTTGGAATCCAACGTCCCGGAGAACGTACGCGCCGTTGCGGCGAACGGTACGCAACTTCGGTATAAGCTGATGGAGTTGACCGCGCAGTATCCCGACGCCATCGCGCTCGGGCGCGGCGATCCCGATTTGCCCACACCCGCGCACATTCTGTCGGCGGTCGAGGACGCCATACGCCGGCAAGCCATCGCCACGACTCCGGTCATCGGCATGCCTGACCTGCGCGAGGCGATCGCGGCGAAACTGCGCCGCGAGAACGGCCTGTCGATTACGCGCGAGAACGTGATCGTCACGACCGGCGGTCAGGAGGCGCTGTACCTGATCATGCAGGCGCTGCTCGACCCGGGCGACGAGGTGCTTGTGCCCGATCCGCGCTACACGACGTACGATGAGGCGATCGAAAGCGCGGGCGGCTCGTTCGTGCTGGTCCCGACCGACCATGAGGACGCCTTCAACCTGCGGCCCGAAGCGGTCGAAGCGGCGATTACGCCGCGAACCAAAGCCATCCTGATCATCACGCCGATGAACCCGACCGGCGGCATCGTCACCGAAGACCGTCTGCGCCAGATCGCCGAGATTGCCAAGCGTCACAATCTGATCGTGATCTCGGACGAGATTTACGAGAAGTTCGTCTACGATGACTGGAAGCACTTCAGCATCGGCTCGCTGCCGGGCATGGAGGATCGCACAATCACCCTCAACGGGTTCTCCAAAGCCTATGCGATGACCGGGTTCCGGGTCGGCTATGTCGCCGCGCCGGTGAACTTCATCGACGCGATGGCGCGCGTCAAGGCGATCACCACCGGGCCCGCGGCCAGCATCAGCCAATGGGCGGCGCTGGCGGCGATCACTGGGCCGGACGAAGCCATTCACGAATTCCAGCGCATCTACGCACGCCGCCGTCAGATCATGATGGACGGCCTGAGCGCGATGGGTCTCGACTACAGCGATCCGCGCGGCGCGTTCTTCCTATGGACGAACAGCTCGTCTACAGGCATCCACGCCACCGAGTTGTCGTACCTGCTGCTGGCCGAAGGCCGCGTGCTGATCTTCCCCGGCACCGGTTTCGGCGAGAATTGGGGCGGCTATTTGCGCATCAGCGTACTGCAATCCGATGAACTGCTGAAGGAAGCGTTGGAGCGCATGAAGCCGATCATCATGCGCTACCGGACGTAA
- a CDS encoding Ldh family oxidoreductase, which translates to MGITLVRVPVDALESFTFSAFRAMGVPEDEARYCTRGLMQSELRCLPGQGQGVRRLPVYYERIRNTYIVPGAPFEIVKESPALALVNGHNGMGSAVAQRAMELAIQKAKISGIGTVVVRDSTHFGSSAVPARLAVEQGCIGVAMTNAGPEMAPWGAATGVVGTNPWGIAAPTGGDFPVVLDIALTTAGKGMMQWYEREGKKMPLDWALTPEGEETDDPAAAMKGALLGIGQYKGYGLSMLTDVMTGVLGGGGFGLAPYSNPAKQDVSHMMIAIDIAWFMPLDEFKARMDRFIADIRAAKLRPGFTEILVPGEVDYRREIEYRKNGAQLDAVIFDQLAELAGKLGIGFPFDREVVV; encoded by the coding sequence ATGGGAATCACGTTGGTGCGCGTCCCAGTCGACGCGCTCGAGTCGTTCACCTTCAGCGCTTTTCGCGCGATGGGCGTACCGGAGGACGAGGCCCGCTATTGCACGCGTGGGCTGATGCAGAGCGAGCTCCGCTGCCTGCCGGGTCAGGGTCAAGGCGTGCGCCGTTTGCCGGTCTATTACGAACGCATTCGAAACACGTACATCGTCCCCGGCGCACCCTTTGAAATCGTCAAAGAGTCACCGGCGCTGGCGCTTGTCAACGGCCATAACGGCATGGGATCGGCCGTCGCACAACGGGCGATGGAGCTTGCGATTCAGAAGGCGAAGATCAGCGGCATCGGCACAGTCGTCGTACGCGACAGCACGCATTTCGGCTCGTCCGCGGTGCCGGCGCGGCTGGCCGTCGAGCAAGGGTGTATCGGCGTCGCCATGACGAATGCAGGACCAGAGATGGCGCCATGGGGTGCGGCAACCGGCGTCGTCGGGACGAACCCATGGGGCATCGCGGCGCCGACCGGTGGCGACTTTCCGGTCGTGCTCGACATCGCCCTTACGACCGCCGGCAAAGGCATGATGCAGTGGTACGAGCGCGAAGGCAAGAAGATGCCGCTCGACTGGGCGCTGACGCCGGAGGGCGAAGAAACCGACGACCCGGCCGCTGCGATGAAGGGCGCGCTGCTCGGGATCGGGCAGTACAAGGGCTATGGGCTTTCGATGCTCACCGACGTGATGACCGGCGTACTCGGTGGCGGTGGCTTCGGCCTCGCGCCCTACTCGAACCCCGCCAAGCAAGACGTATCCCACATGATGATCGCTATCGACATTGCGTGGTTCATGCCGTTGGACGAGTTCAAAGCGCGGATGGACCGCTTTATCGCGGATATCAGGGCGGCCAAGCTGCGGCCGGGATTCACTGAAATTCTCGTCCCCGGCGAGGTCGATTACCGCCGCGAAATCGAGTACCGCAAGAACGGCGCGCAGTTGGACGCTGTGATCTTCGATCAACTTGCGGAACTGGCCGGCAAGCTCGGCATTGGGTTCCCATTCGATCGAGAGGTAGTCGTATGA
- a CDS encoding VOC family protein has translation MTDGRYIKHMAFAVKDAELAMKQYQQYLGVGLDGQIHDYPKSRNRVAIFNVGDVEYQLCQSMDEGGRFDAWIKERGYEGLHHICYAVPDIDAALAEAQAHGATLKECSACKVTGSHLHPEGWVAFLEQEAGGIELELMQVYTPEQLEEYKAIKGI, from the coding sequence ATGACAGACGGTCGGTACATCAAGCATATGGCGTTCGCAGTCAAGGACGCAGAGCTCGCGATGAAGCAGTACCAGCAGTACCTCGGCGTCGGGCTGGACGGACAGATTCACGACTACCCGAAGTCGCGCAACCGCGTGGCAATCTTCAACGTCGGTGATGTCGAATATCAGCTCTGTCAGTCGATGGACGAAGGCGGGCGCTTCGATGCGTGGATCAAGGAGCGCGGCTACGAGGGGCTGCACCACATCTGCTATGCGGTGCCGGATATCGACGCGGCGCTGGCCGAAGCGCAGGCACACGGCGCCACGCTCAAGGAGTGCAGCGCGTGCAAGGTCACGGGAAGTCATCTCCACCCCGAGGGCTGGGTCGCCTTCCTTGAGCAGGAAGCCGGCGGCATCGAGCTGGAACTGATGCAGGTGTACACGCCCGAGCAGCTTGAGGAATACAAGGCCATCAAGGGAATCTAG
- a CDS encoding DUF4438 domain-containing protein, with translation MTSTTLRSNADKVICVSVMGQIASPGFPGLPAEPYRLDSEGRPFLLPAYGGIVYNVSVGDSAYGWLADTVHPGVSISLKDDTGNRGLNILACVGNTAVVMTGEAKGARGVVTGKSGRFSEHVIIHFEKAVREKMAIGDKIVVRAMGVGLELADHPGVMLKSCSPELLNGLEATTGPDGKLNVSVVGHVPAHLLGAGAGLTSEGGSLHIQTADKAALKEAGLDSLRLGDVVALSDYDSSWNHGYLRGAVGIGVIGQGDSPRAGYGPGVTLLMTSMAGGINPIVSGSVNIKDIFGLKD, from the coding sequence ATGACTTCGACAACGCTTCGCTCCAACGCCGACAAAGTGATTTGCGTTTCCGTCATGGGGCAGATCGCATCGCCGGGGTTTCCCGGCCTGCCGGCCGAACCATATCGGCTGGACAGCGAGGGGCGTCCGTTCCTGCTGCCGGCTTACGGCGGCATCGTATACAACGTCTCGGTCGGGGACTCCGCGTATGGCTGGCTTGCCGATACGGTGCATCCGGGCGTGAGCATCTCGCTGAAGGACGACACCGGCAACCGCGGCCTGAACATCCTCGCCTGCGTGGGCAACACGGCCGTCGTGATGACCGGCGAGGCAAAAGGCGCGCGCGGGGTCGTTACCGGTAAATCGGGCCGCTTTTCCGAACACGTCATCATTCACTTCGAAAAGGCAGTGCGCGAGAAGATGGCGATTGGCGACAAGATCGTCGTCCGTGCGATGGGCGTCGGGCTGGAACTGGCCGACCACCCCGGCGTGATGCTGAAGAGCTGTTCGCCGGAACTGCTCAACGGCTTGGAAGCGACGACCGGACCGGACGGCAAGCTAAACGTCTCGGTCGTCGGCCATGTGCCGGCGCACCTGTTAGGCGCGGGCGCTGGCCTCACCAGCGAGGGCGGATCGCTGCACATCCAAACGGCCGACAAGGCGGCACTGAAAGAGGCCGGCCTCGATTCGTTGCGCTTGGGCGATGTCGTTGCGCTATCGGACTACGACAGCAGTTGGAACCACGGCTACCTGCGCGGCGCGGTCGGCATCGGCGTGATCGGCCAAGGCGACAGCCCGCGCGCCGGTTACGGCCCCGGCGTCACCTTGCTGATGACCAGCATGGCTGGGGGGATCAACCCGATCGTCAGCGGCAGTGTCAACATCAAAGATATCTTCGGGCTCAAGGATTAG
- a CDS encoding DUF4438 domain-containing protein: MRPATNESHLVAMAVTGNISQPSLRYPGYTLDNSGIGRVWPGMSGVVYNARVGDPAFGWAGDHVEPGSSIANPDAAAEFALHYLTCMGNRAIVMGGLAKGAEGVVTGEHARILVDFAPETNELLCVGDPIQIVALGRGLMFTDFPQIEIKKLSPTLLNAIPLEQIDTPSGPKIRVPVTMELPPRIMGSGAELNSEYVDQDLMSGDRRLMADLGIDQMRLGDLVVIPDHDHRYGRGFRKGAVTIGLCIHGDSVMTGHGPGILTVMTAPEPVIEWVIDPRANIANYLQIGHPA, translated from the coding sequence ATGAGACCCGCCACCAACGAATCACACTTGGTCGCCATGGCGGTGACCGGCAATATCTCCCAACCCAGCCTGCGCTATCCCGGCTATACGCTGGACAACAGCGGAATCGGGCGCGTATGGCCCGGTATGTCCGGCGTGGTGTACAACGCACGCGTCGGAGACCCGGCGTTCGGCTGGGCCGGCGATCACGTCGAACCGGGCTCGTCGATCGCCAACCCGGACGCAGCCGCGGAGTTCGCGCTGCATTATCTGACGTGCATGGGCAACCGCGCGATCGTCATGGGCGGGCTGGCAAAGGGCGCAGAGGGCGTGGTGACCGGCGAGCACGCGCGCATCCTTGTCGATTTTGCGCCCGAGACCAACGAGCTGCTGTGTGTCGGAGACCCGATCCAGATTGTGGCGCTCGGCCGCGGGCTCATGTTCACCGATTTTCCGCAGATCGAGATCAAGAAGCTCAGCCCCACCCTGCTCAACGCCATCCCGCTTGAACAGATCGACACACCTTCGGGGCCGAAGATTCGCGTGCCGGTGACGATGGAGCTGCCTCCCCGGATCATGGGATCGGGCGCAGAACTGAACTCCGAGTACGTCGATCAGGACTTGATGTCAGGCGATCGAAGGCTGATGGCCGACCTCGGCATAGACCAAATGCGGCTCGGCGATCTCGTCGTCATCCCCGACCACGATCACCGCTATGGCCGCGGCTTCCGCAAGGGTGCGGTGACGATCGGGCTGTGCATCCATGGCGACTCGGTGATGACCGGCCATGGCCCCGGCATCCTGACGGTCATGACCGCACCGGAACCGGTCATCGAATGGGTTATCGACCCGCGCGCGAACATCGCCAACTACCTTCAGATTGGACACCCGGCATGA
- a CDS encoding GntR family transcriptional regulator — translation MAELNLQQIENKPLREKIVDVLRDMLISGELKPGQPLVESKIASQMGVSRVPVREAIQALSSEGLVEITPYRGAVVRRLTRRDIEELYSLRAVLESFAIQRIVACPSADVVDRLTKCFEDMLSAARANELNRVNQIDREFHDTLIELADHNLLSLTWSSVSMRVRQVMALRNRQNADLTQVAYNHQPIIEAIAAKNEEEAIRLIRIHVASSGDLLAEMWDDEGED, via the coding sequence ATGGCAGAGTTGAACCTGCAGCAGATCGAAAACAAGCCCTTGCGCGAGAAAATCGTGGACGTGCTGCGCGATATGCTTATCAGCGGCGAACTGAAGCCCGGCCAGCCGCTGGTCGAAAGCAAGATCGCCAGCCAAATGGGCGTCAGCCGCGTGCCGGTGCGCGAGGCCATTCAAGCCCTGAGTTCCGAGGGGTTGGTCGAGATTACACCCTATCGCGGGGCGGTCGTTCGCCGACTGACCCGGCGCGATATCGAGGAGTTGTACAGCCTGCGCGCGGTGCTCGAGTCGTTCGCCATCCAGCGCATCGTCGCGTGCCCCAGCGCAGACGTGGTCGATCGCCTGACGAAATGCTTCGAGGACATGCTCTCGGCTGCCCGTGCCAACGAATTGAACCGCGTCAACCAGATCGACCGCGAGTTTCACGACACGTTGATCGAACTGGCAGACCACAACCTGCTGAGCCTCACGTGGAGCAGCGTATCGATGCGCGTGCGACAGGTGATGGCGCTGCGCAATCGCCAGAACGCCGACCTTACGCAGGTCGCGTACAACCATCAGCCGATCATCGAGGCGATTGCGGCAAAGAATGAAGAGGAGGCCATCCGCCTTATCCGAATCCATGTCGCATCCAGCGGAGACCTGCTGGCCGAGATGTGGGACGACGAGGGCGAAGACTAA
- a CDS encoding NAD(P)-dependent oxidoreductase produces MRERVLVTGAGGFVCRYVVEALAVTGMRVIAVDQSFDSDLAQRWKSLPIELLSNDCRSLPRVPVDYVVHGAALTAGPEEANQSPIENYRANLDPALDVLQWAAAAGAKRTIVVSSSAVFRGSPESVYTEETLPVATGTYMAAKRAIELVAQTLRTDYGQDVVSIRLGSVYGPTEIARETRPRVSRVMRLLHDAMSQRVLRVPSDGDRMDWTYAPDIGQALVALLGAPSLNHDLYHVTSGEALTDLEIARAVAAVLPGADVELLDPQVPPYRGAMTGTRLAHDTGFNAWTSFRDGLASVVMWLQQESERVP; encoded by the coding sequence ATGAGGGAGCGGGTGCTGGTTACCGGCGCAGGCGGCTTCGTCTGCCGGTACGTCGTAGAAGCGCTGGCGGTGACGGGGATGAGAGTCATCGCCGTCGATCAATCCTTCGACAGCGATCTGGCGCAGCGTTGGAAGAGCCTCCCGATCGAGCTGTTGTCGAACGACTGCCGGTCGCTTCCGCGAGTGCCGGTGGACTATGTCGTTCACGGCGCCGCGTTGACCGCGGGGCCCGAAGAAGCGAACCAGTCGCCAATCGAAAACTACCGTGCAAACCTCGATCCGGCGCTCGACGTGCTCCAATGGGCGGCGGCCGCTGGGGCCAAGCGAACAATCGTCGTTAGTTCGTCGGCGGTGTTCCGCGGCAGCCCGGAGTCGGTCTACACCGAAGAGACGCTGCCCGTTGCGACCGGTACCTACATGGCGGCCAAGCGCGCGATCGAACTGGTCGCGCAAACGCTGCGCACAGACTACGGACAGGACGTCGTGAGTATCCGCCTTGGCAGCGTCTACGGCCCGACCGAAATCGCGCGTGAGACCCGCCCGCGCGTTAGCCGCGTGATGCGACTGCTGCACGACGCGATGTCGCAGCGCGTTCTGCGCGTCCCATCCGATGGCGATCGCATGGATTGGACGTACGCGCCCGACATCGGGCAGGCGCTTGTCGCGCTTCTGGGCGCGCCATCCCTCAATCACGACTTGTATCACGTCACATCGGGCGAGGCGCTCACCGACCTTGAGATCGCGCGCGCTGTCGCGGCCGTGTTGCCGGGCGCGGACGTGGAACTCCTAGACCCGCAGGTTCCGCCGTATCGCGGCGCGATGACCGGCACCCGGCTTGCGCACGATACCGGTTTCAATGCGTGGACATCCTTCCGCGACGGACTTGCCTCAGTGGTCATGTGGCTTCAGCAAGAAAGCGAGCGTGTCCCATGA
- a CDS encoding Gfo/Idh/MocA family oxidoreductase, with the protein MTLRVIVAGLGVRGLHWAEVLHRSPRCEIAAWVDPNPAAIDRASSKYGQRPAYSSAEEAIAAVSDADALVLANPPVGRERQVRAAVERGMPMLIEKPLALSVSEAAILTEIGEQAGVPIMVGLNFRYLGVTTAVRKILADGLVGAPSFARFTYERWRDGNRPDLNKYPLTMDQPMLWEQSIHHFDLLRFVYQAEPVSVICHTWNPPWSMYASDANVAALFDFGGGLIVNYQGTWQSGWTEPRFEWRTDCTNGVLSQQHQFGDLYCAQKFDAALTPVDLPPHEQWITETSGLLDAFVDTVVDQKPLECSARDHLHSLAMVEACIVSSRERRLVTLDEQLASIGLRTKGA; encoded by the coding sequence ATGACGCTGCGCGTGATTGTCGCCGGTCTCGGCGTGCGCGGCCTGCACTGGGCCGAAGTGCTGCACCGGTCGCCGCGGTGTGAGATCGCCGCATGGGTCGATCCGAACCCGGCGGCCATCGACCGTGCTTCCAGCAAGTACGGTCAGCGCCCCGCGTATTCGAGCGCCGAGGAAGCGATCGCCGCTGTGTCGGATGCCGATGCGCTGGTGCTCGCCAATCCGCCGGTGGGCCGCGAACGCCAAGTGCGTGCGGCGGTGGAACGCGGTATGCCGATGCTGATCGAGAAGCCGTTGGCGCTGAGTGTGTCTGAAGCCGCGATCCTCACCGAAATCGGCGAGCAGGCAGGCGTCCCGATCATGGTCGGGCTGAACTTTCGCTATCTCGGGGTTACGACCGCCGTGCGAAAGATCCTCGCCGACGGGCTGGTCGGCGCGCCTTCGTTCGCGCGCTTCACCTATGAACGCTGGCGTGACGGCAACCGTCCCGACTTGAACAAGTACCCGCTGACGATGGATCAGCCCATGCTGTGGGAACAATCGATCCATCATTTCGACCTGCTGCGCTTCGTCTATCAGGCGGAGCCTGTCAGCGTGATATGTCATACGTGGAATCCCCCGTGGAGCATGTATGCCAGCGACGCGAACGTCGCTGCGTTGTTCGACTTCGGCGGCGGACTGATCGTTAACTATCAAGGCACGTGGCAGAGCGGTTGGACCGAGCCGCGCTTCGAATGGCGTACGGACTGCACCAACGGCGTGCTTAGCCAGCAGCACCAGTTCGGCGACCTCTACTGTGCGCAGAAGTTCGATGCGGCGCTCACGCCGGTCGATCTTCCACCTCACGAGCAGTGGATCACGGAGACCTCCGGACTGCTCGATGCGTTCGTGGATACTGTGGTTGATCAGAAACCACTGGAATGCAGCGCCCGCGACCACCTTCATTCACTCGCAATGGTGGAGGCCTGCATCGTGTCCAGTCGGGAGCGCCGTCTGGTGACTCTCGACGAACAGCTTGCGTCAATCGGCCTTCGAACGAAAGGAGCATGA
- a CDS encoding ABC transporter substrate-binding protein → MSRRPFIALLLGLALLLTALPLGAQTPDETTIVIAQTVDVGALEPALVNSRAESNIFNHMFATVYEISEQGTLEPHLANSYSISEDGTEWTFTLNEGLTCHDGEALTAEDVAYSFNRAKDPANAFTGNTSGFVFPSIGFIEARADSELEVTIVTDRPQSEAVRLGLISEVYVHCMDYYSSISLEEAAENPVGSGPYRFVEWIRDDYVLIEKVPGYTLRDPFFEKIYWRVIPEASTRTAELIAGNVDVIANVPPDQVDAINNSGTATVKAVQGTRRMYVGYQFGEAFANEPGAEAIAKTEVRVALQYAVDVPTICTQLLGTECERAASMVNPPNGNPALEPYPYDPAKAEELLDAAGYPRGENGVRFEITLQGPRGRYLNDANVVLAIGQYLSDVGVQTNVEILDWSSEYVPRIREKNVGPLFFLGTGGATWAALYDMADLSAPDAGTNYTNWNNAEWFELWDQTAGKSPEEERELINQMLEIMYNDPPWLFLYFQPDFYGVSNRLEWTPRRDEQIGVLSATLQ, encoded by the coding sequence ATGTCACGCCGCCCATTCATTGCTTTGCTCCTTGGACTGGCGCTGCTGCTGACGGCCTTGCCGCTCGGCGCCCAGACCCCGGACGAAACCACCATCGTTATCGCCCAGACCGTGGATGTCGGCGCGCTTGAGCCAGCGCTCGTCAACTCCCGTGCTGAGTCGAACATCTTCAACCACATGTTCGCCACCGTCTACGAGATTTCGGAGCAGGGGACGCTCGAGCCGCATCTGGCCAACTCCTACTCGATCTCCGAGGATGGCACCGAGTGGACGTTTACGCTCAACGAAGGTCTGACCTGCCACGACGGCGAAGCGCTCACGGCAGAAGATGTCGCCTATTCGTTCAACCGTGCGAAGGACCCGGCCAACGCCTTCACTGGCAACACCTCGGGCTTCGTGTTCCCGTCGATCGGCTTCATTGAAGCACGCGCCGACAGCGAACTGGAAGTCACCATCGTGACCGATCGCCCGCAGTCGGAAGCCGTCCGCCTCGGCCTGATCTCCGAGGTGTACGTGCACTGCATGGATTACTACTCCAGCATCTCGTTGGAAGAAGCCGCCGAGAACCCGGTTGGCTCCGGCCCCTATCGGTTCGTCGAGTGGATCCGTGACGACTACGTGCTGATCGAGAAGGTCCCGGGCTACACGCTGCGCGATCCGTTCTTCGAGAAGATCTACTGGCGCGTCATCCCTGAAGCTTCGACCCGTACCGCTGAACTGATCGCCGGCAACGTCGACGTCATCGCCAACGTCCCGCCCGATCAGGTCGACGCCATCAATAACTCCGGCACCGCGACGGTCAAGGCCGTTCAGGGCACTCGCCGTATGTATGTCGGTTACCAGTTCGGTGAGGCGTTCGCCAACGAGCCCGGCGCCGAAGCCATCGCCAAGACCGAAGTCCGCGTTGCGCTGCAGTACGCGGTCGATGTCCCGACCATCTGCACCCAACTGCTCGGCACCGAGTGCGAGCGCGCGGCCAGCATGGTCAACCCGCCCAACGGCAACCCGGCCCTCGAGCCGTATCCGTATGATCCAGCCAAGGCCGAAGAACTGCTCGATGCTGCGGGCTACCCGCGTGGCGAGAACGGCGTGCGCTTCGAGATCACGCTGCAGGGTCCGCGTGGCCGTTACCTAAACGATGCCAACGTCGTGCTGGCGATCGGTCAGTACCTGTCGGATGTCGGCGTTCAGACTAACGTTGAAATCCTCGACTGGTCGTCGGAGTACGTGCCGCGGATCCGTGAGAAGAACGTCGGTCCGCTGTTCTTCCTCGGCACTGGCGGCGCCACGTGGGCCGCGCTGTATGACATGGCCGACCTGTCCGCGCCCGATGCCGGCACGAACTACACCAACTGGAACAACGCAGAGTGGTTCGAGCTTTGGGATCAGACCGCTGGCAAGTCGCCCGAAGAAGAGCGCGAGCTCATCAACCAGATGCTCGAGATCATGTACAACGATCCGCCGTGGCTGTTCCTGTACTTCCAGCCGGACTTCTACGGTGTGAGCAACCGCCTTGAGTGGACGCCGCGTCGCGACGAGCAGATCGGCGTGCTCAGCGCTACACTCCAGTAA
- a CDS encoding ABC transporter permease: MGTYITRRLLQSIIVILGVTLLAFFSLHLGGDPTYLYVSERASEQEIIETRQKLGFDRPLHEQYLSFVVGLARLDLGDSLRARKPALDLVFERLPATLELTLFAMILSTLIALPIGIIAAMRRGSPLDGGIMLVAMFGQSVPGFWLGLMLILSVGLGLRWLPISGHVPVLQPLFTGDFAAAIGNVPEAIRHLIMPGLTIGVFSLSRNARLVRSSMLEVLSQDYVTTARSKGLAERVVITRHALRNALLPVVTLLGLEFGFLLSGVVVTETVFSWPGVGRLVFNAINQRDIPLVLASVVSFSFLFIILNLIVDVLYVQLDPRIRLK; the protein is encoded by the coding sequence ATGGGAACATACATCACTCGACGCTTACTGCAATCGATCATCGTCATCCTCGGTGTGACACTCTTGGCGTTCTTTTCGCTGCACCTCGGGGGCGATCCGACTTATCTGTATGTGAGCGAACGCGCATCGGAGCAAGAGATCATCGAGACACGGCAGAAGCTCGGTTTCGATCGGCCGCTGCACGAACAGTATCTGTCGTTCGTCGTCGGCCTGGCACGGCTCGACCTCGGCGACTCGCTGCGCGCCCGGAAGCCGGCACTCGACCTGGTCTTCGAGCGACTCCCGGCAACGCTTGAGCTGACCCTGTTCGCCATGATCCTATCGACACTGATCGCCCTACCCATCGGCATTATCGCGGCGATGCGGCGCGGTAGCCCGCTCGATGGCGGCATCATGCTGGTGGCCATGTTCGGTCAATCCGTGCCCGGGTTTTGGCTCGGCCTGATGCTCATCTTGTCCGTCGGGCTTGGCCTGCGATGGTTGCCGATCTCCGGCCATGTGCCGGTGCTTCAACCGCTTTTCACCGGGGATTTCGCAGCGGCGATCGGCAATGTGCCGGAGGCGATCCGCCACTTGATCATGCCCGGGCTGACGATCGGCGTGTTCTCGCTCTCGCGCAATGCGCGCCTCGTGCGATCGTCGATGCTCGAGGTGCTCTCGCAGGACTACGTCACCACAGCGCGCTCGAAGGGTTTGGCAGAACGCGTTGTCATCACACGGCATGCCCTCCGCAACGCGTTGCTGCCGGTCGTGACGCTGCTCGGTCTCGAGTTTGGGTTCCTCTTGAGCGGCGTGGTCGTCACCGAGACGGTGTTTAGCTGGCCCGGCGTCGGACGGCTGGTGTTCAACGCCATCAACCAACGTGACATCCCGCTCGTACTGGCATCCGTCGTGTCGTTTTCATTCCTGTTCATCATCCTGAATCTGATTGTCGATGTCCTGTACGTTCAACTTGACCCGCGTATCCGGCTGAAGTGA